CGCAGGCTCCTTCGACTCGAACTCTGCAGCCCAACGAACAGTGGGTCCAGCTGTTCAACGGCAAGGACCTCACGAACTGGGTCGAGGTCGGCAAGGAAAAATGGGTCGTCGAGGACGGCGCCATCCACGGACAGGGCGTCAGCAGCGCCTACGGCTACTTGCGGACGGAAAAGAAATACAAGGACTTCTGGCTGTCGCTGCGCTTCAGGTGCGAGGCCGACGGGAACAGCGGCGTCTACTTCCACACCGATTTCAAGCCCGGCACCGTCGATGTCAGCCAGGGCAAGCAGGTCGAGATCGACCGCACGCTCAATCACCATACCGGCGGACTGTACGGAGAGGGCCGCGGCTGGTATGCGTGGCCGGCGCCGGCGTATGAGCAGGTCATCCGGCCGACCGACTGGAACGACATGCTGATCAAGGTCGAGGGCAACCAGACGGTGGTGATCCTCAACGGCATCCAGATCCTGGACTTCACCGATCCGGCGCCCAAGTCCAGCGACGGCTACATCGCGCTGCAGCTGCACTCGGGCGGGCTCGGCAACATGCGTTTCAAGGACATCGTCGTCCGCGATCTGTCGATCCGGTAGCGTGCTGCCGCTCGCTCTGAAGGAGTCTTGACGTGAATCGATCACAATTGCTGCTCGCTGCGACGGTCGTATCCTGTGCATCGCTGGCGGCCACCGCCATGGGCACCCCGCAGGGGCCCGACCAGGGCTTCACCCCTCTCTTCAACGGCAAGGACTTCACCGGCTGGGTCTACGGACGCCGCGCCAACGGCACCGAGAATCGATCGGGCAAGGGCTATCAGATCGAGAACGGCGTGATCTTCTCGACCAAGGAGGACGGCGGCAACCTGTATACCGAGAAGGAATACGCCGACTTCGTCTTTCGCTTCGACTTCAAGCTGACCGAGAACGCCAACAACGGCATCGGCATCAGAGCGCCGCTCGAGGGTGACGCGGCCTACGTGGGGATGGAAATCCAGATCCTGGACGACGGCGGC
This genomic interval from Vicinamibacterales bacterium contains the following:
- a CDS encoding DUF1080 domain-containing protein encodes the protein MRRLAFPASSLSCAALIVCALPALASAQAPSTRTLQPNEQWVQLFNGKDLTNWVEVGKEKWVVEDGAIHGQGVSSAYGYLRTEKKYKDFWLSLRFRCEADGNSGVYFHTDFKPGTVDVSQGKQVEIDRTLNHHTGGLYGEGRGWYAWPAPAYEQVIRPTDWNDMLIKVEGNQTVVILNGIQILDFTDPAPKSSDGYIALQLHSGGLGNMRFKDIVVRDLSIR
- a CDS encoding DUF1080 domain-containing protein — translated: MNRSQLLLAATVVSCASLAATAMGTPQGPDQGFTPLFNGKDFTGWVYGRRANGTENRSGKGYQIENGVIFSTKEDGGNLYTEKEYADFVFRFDFKLTENANNGIGIRAPLEGDAAYVGMEIQILDDGGSSYTKLQPYQYHGSIYGMVAARRGYQKPVGEWNTEEITARGRRITVTLNGTTIVDADLDDVKDEAMLKSHRDLSKPEGSRGIANTKGHIGLLG